A DNA window from Paenibacillus sp. HWE-109 contains the following coding sequences:
- a CDS encoding DUF2341 domain-containing protein has protein sequence MLRIQRFKPIIAQLVILLFLCQMALPTLTQQANAASAPATWVDGDRNYRMQLSFDNSVGTEDLANYPVLIKLDASKIDYSVTASNDLRFYTSDQSSELPYEVEKWDPQGESLIWVKVPIIHAQSSADSIWLYYGGSSTINLQPKQVWDANYLLVYHFPDRIADYFYHPAQAQQYTDSSMNNNTGLRNAANASSSGPSYTLEAKDSRYNMVGRYYESHRGLVRATNGNVGDGQGQLTISAWVRANEYEINSLNYYVIARKRGADTQNQAYFMKIGGGKWSANLFTNDADPMKNGSTAPDLDAGAVTAEWTYLTLTYDQSQASNNLKLYRDGALVAAATRSGALITTSGSSTTPFTISKASDAGAAGGGYRGGVDEVRVSKQARSAAWVMADYQTMSKSSRFVIFGDKESKGAMQLTLIQPKQGAVYYSPDLSFGGVTSEASTIRYQLDSQPEVVVDGSSKAFQSMLSQLKGGVHTLNVEAVSKADASAKASKTVTFTVDGRNLSPAAAPQGANGTLIQPSGDVTLQVKAESATGEPVQVNFYQKDMKFVKDYSAKVPTDAAYERTDTMDPPSSATITSETALPASAYDQLKSSDGAYYNSKSLSNYPYQRFDLTISSDLNTVNQLDVTWEGHSKELVKLFAWNYSTSKWVQIASKLGNADNSDFKLTGTLDKTTMVNSSTKVAKLYVAATQHDTMLPGKNPTPSDYDFSFVWMTDTQLEAESFPGVYDAETQWIADNKDAQKIQYVIHTGDIVNSASQETQWKNADHSMKILENAGIPYGVIQGNHDTNDALYSKYFGAFRFKDKLFNGKPYYTAYNSMNKNHYDLISSGGVDFIILYMGWGGFDATSINWANQVLQQYKDRKGILAVHEYLLYEGAYGTDDYDGINIMNQIVKPNSNVFMVLCGHNQSTFYNVKRIGGKVVYELLHDYQDAALGGAAYMRMMYFDLKRQQIYMVPYSPITNDNYGFFQQKHEFYTMPIKWNNEPIELATGYVAITGSNVSTSSLNLAPVTAADGMASYVWKGLNPNQSYTWYGEVSDAFGHKVKTEESTFTIDAPAVQSIRLNGLAPMKVGQKLSTVVEATYTDGSIVSVKDYVISSSNPAVATVNANGLVSAIAEGQTDITVRVGLIATSYRLIVQALPSVQPLIQSIELTGLKAAVVGVRQQSVVTATYSNHTTSSLLGADQSLTPGLILTNADPSVAQLNALTGEVIALKAGQTVITATYQTLFSSYTLLVKDNVDVPTPEPGPKLESLVISGIDSLKVGEKGQAAISARYSDKPNFVPVQDGVQFTSSMESVASVNAQGEVIAVSPGRATITARYKGLEVSHEVQVAAATAPPPGGVGGGFIQTPVPVDPDDIFIQKVKASELTANDGTDSIIVRAEKGKVQMELPYLTADLAKASNIHIQFDWGTLKVSASALVSDKPNKNPALVLSGSVWNDDYMDILKDLESHQSLRVKPVSDMMHVVWGASARQGTIDIQMPMKEGFNSKRVGLYRISNDGQLLLQSLNASEDPSNMKFKATGSSDFVIVQKEVNYFDVKGHWAANVIGDLAARNMFDSMVADPIVAVQGEISFNPEKQITRAEFAALIARSLALPKAGSSPFADISHTAWYSQEVAAALAAGIVDGISDSQFAPDAQITREQMAAMLMRAWKVKNNGGEAPRDGKAFVDWREVDDWAKEAIASVSSLHLMNGRADESFVPKGTATRAEGTQAIHNFLFQTNK, from the coding sequence ATGCTGAGAATTCAGCGTTTCAAGCCAATAATAGCACAACTTGTCATCCTTCTATTCCTATGCCAAATGGCGTTGCCAACATTAACACAGCAAGCGAATGCCGCATCTGCTCCCGCAACATGGGTGGACGGAGACCGGAATTATCGGATGCAGTTAAGCTTTGACAATTCGGTAGGTACAGAGGATCTAGCCAATTATCCCGTATTGATCAAACTTGACGCTAGCAAAATCGATTATTCGGTAACTGCATCGAACGATCTCAGATTTTACACATCCGATCAGTCATCTGAGCTTCCCTATGAAGTTGAAAAATGGGATCCTCAGGGAGAGAGCCTGATTTGGGTTAAAGTCCCTATCATCCATGCCCAATCCAGCGCGGACAGCATCTGGCTGTATTATGGAGGCAGTTCGACGATTAACCTTCAACCTAAGCAGGTGTGGGATGCGAACTATTTGCTGGTGTATCATTTCCCGGACAGAATCGCCGACTACTTCTATCACCCTGCTCAAGCTCAGCAGTATACAGACTCGAGCATGAACAACAATACCGGCTTACGGAATGCAGCTAACGCGAGTTCAAGCGGTCCTTCCTATACATTGGAGGCCAAGGACTCTCGATATAACATGGTTGGAAGATACTATGAAAGTCATCGGGGGTTGGTCAGAGCGACGAATGGCAATGTTGGCGATGGTCAAGGCCAGCTTACGATCTCAGCTTGGGTGCGGGCCAATGAGTACGAAATAAACTCGCTTAACTATTACGTTATTGCTAGAAAAAGAGGCGCAGATACGCAAAATCAAGCCTATTTCATGAAAATTGGCGGCGGCAAATGGAGCGCTAATTTGTTTACGAACGATGCCGACCCGATGAAAAACGGCAGCACGGCGCCGGACTTGGACGCAGGAGCCGTGACGGCAGAATGGACCTATTTGACATTAACGTATGATCAAAGCCAAGCCAGCAACAACCTCAAGCTATATCGCGATGGAGCGCTTGTGGCAGCCGCAACCCGCAGCGGAGCACTGATTACGACTAGCGGTTCGTCAACGACGCCGTTCACAATCAGCAAGGCTTCCGATGCCGGAGCTGCTGGCGGGGGTTATCGTGGCGGTGTAGACGAAGTCAGGGTGTCCAAGCAAGCTAGGAGCGCAGCTTGGGTCATGGCTGATTATCAAACGATGAGCAAGAGCAGCCGTTTTGTCATTTTCGGTGACAAGGAATCCAAAGGCGCTATGCAGCTAACACTTATTCAACCTAAACAGGGAGCTGTCTACTACTCGCCAGATTTAAGCTTTGGTGGCGTGACCAGCGAGGCGTCAACGATCCGCTATCAATTGGATAGCCAGCCGGAAGTCGTTGTGGATGGCAGTTCCAAAGCTTTTCAATCCATGCTGAGCCAACTGAAAGGCGGCGTGCATACGTTGAATGTCGAAGCTGTTTCCAAAGCTGATGCTTCCGCTAAGGCCAGCAAAACAGTGACGTTCACAGTCGATGGGCGTAATTTAAGCCCAGCAGCTGCGCCGCAAGGAGCCAATGGGACATTGATTCAGCCAAGCGGCGATGTCACTTTGCAAGTCAAGGCAGAGTCTGCGACAGGTGAGCCGGTACAAGTAAACTTTTACCAGAAAGATATGAAGTTCGTCAAAGATTACAGCGCCAAAGTGCCGACAGATGCCGCCTATGAGCGAACCGATACGATGGATCCGCCAAGCAGCGCTACGATTACTTCCGAGACGGCTTTGCCGGCAAGCGCTTATGATCAATTGAAATCGTCGGATGGCGCTTATTACAACAGCAAGTCGTTGTCGAACTATCCTTATCAACGCTTCGATTTAACGATTAGCAGCGATCTGAACACCGTCAATCAGTTGGATGTGACATGGGAAGGACATTCCAAGGAGTTGGTCAAACTGTTTGCCTGGAACTATTCGACCAGCAAATGGGTGCAGATCGCTTCCAAGTTGGGAAATGCGGACAATAGCGATTTTAAATTGACGGGGACGTTGGATAAAACGACGATGGTGAACAGCTCAACGAAGGTTGCCAAACTGTACGTCGCCGCAACGCAGCATGATACGATGCTACCAGGCAAAAATCCAACGCCAAGCGATTATGATTTCAGTTTCGTATGGATGACAGACACCCAGCTTGAAGCGGAGTCTTTTCCAGGCGTTTACGATGCCGAAACACAGTGGATCGCTGATAACAAGGACGCGCAGAAAATCCAGTATGTGATTCATACCGGGGATATTGTGAATTCAGCGAGCCAGGAAACGCAATGGAAGAATGCCGACCATAGTATGAAGATTTTGGAAAACGCAGGGATTCCTTATGGTGTTATTCAAGGCAACCATGATACGAACGATGCTCTCTATAGTAAGTATTTCGGCGCATTTCGTTTTAAGGACAAGCTCTTTAATGGCAAGCCTTACTATACCGCTTATAACAGCATGAACAAGAACCACTACGATTTGATATCATCTGGCGGTGTAGATTTCATCATCTTGTACATGGGCTGGGGCGGATTTGACGCGACATCCATCAACTGGGCGAACCAGGTATTGCAGCAATACAAAGACCGTAAAGGAATTCTGGCTGTACATGAATATTTGTTATATGAGGGAGCCTACGGTACGGATGATTATGATGGCATCAATATCATGAATCAGATTGTCAAACCTAACAGCAATGTCTTTATGGTATTGTGCGGTCATAATCAATCTACGTTCTATAACGTTAAACGAATCGGGGGCAAAGTCGTCTACGAACTGCTGCACGACTATCAGGATGCGGCTCTTGGCGGTGCGGCGTACATGCGGATGATGTACTTCGATTTGAAACGCCAACAGATTTACATGGTTCCGTACTCGCCGATTACGAATGATAATTATGGATTTTTTCAACAGAAACATGAGTTCTATACAATGCCGATTAAATGGAACAACGAGCCTATTGAGCTGGCAACCGGTTATGTTGCCATTACGGGAAGCAACGTCAGTACAAGTTCGCTAAATCTAGCGCCTGTTACAGCCGCAGATGGAATGGCCAGTTATGTATGGAAAGGCTTAAACCCCAACCAGTCATACACTTGGTATGGCGAGGTTTCGGATGCCTTCGGCCATAAAGTGAAAACGGAGGAAAGCACCTTTACTATTGATGCTCCTGCCGTGCAATCCATTCGATTGAACGGGCTGGCTCCGATGAAAGTAGGACAAAAGCTTAGCACGGTCGTAGAAGCTACGTATACAGATGGCAGTATCGTGTCGGTAAAGGATTACGTCATAAGCAGCAGCAATCCTGCGGTGGCAACGGTTAATGCCAACGGGCTCGTTTCGGCGATCGCCGAAGGGCAGACGGATATCACAGTGAGAGTGGGATTAATCGCAACGTCCTATCGGTTAATTGTCCAAGCGCTGCCATCGGTGCAGCCGCTTATTCAATCGATAGAGCTGACAGGTTTGAAGGCTGCTGTCGTTGGGGTGCGTCAGCAATCGGTAGTCACAGCAACCTATAGCAATCATACGACCTCATCGCTGCTAGGAGCGGATCAGTCATTGACACCAGGGCTAATCCTGACCAATGCAGATCCAAGCGTCGCGCAGTTGAACGCGCTAACTGGCGAAGTTATAGCCTTGAAAGCGGGGCAAACCGTCATTACAGCAACGTACCAGACCCTCTTCAGCAGCTATACATTATTGGTGAAAGATAATGTGGACGTGCCGACTCCAGAACCAGGACCGAAATTGGAATCGCTGGTGATCAGTGGCATTGATTCGCTTAAAGTGGGTGAGAAAGGCCAAGCTGCCATATCCGCACGTTATAGCGACAAGCCGAACTTTGTCCCGGTTCAAGACGGCGTTCAATTTACGAGCAGTATGGAATCTGTAGCAAGCGTGAACGCTCAGGGCGAAGTGATTGCAGTTAGTCCAGGTCGTGCGACCATAACCGCAAGATACAAAGGGTTAGAGGTCAGTCATGAGGTTCAGGTTGCTGCAGCAACGGCCCCACCACCTGGAGGCGTTGGAGGAGGCTTCATCCAGACTCCTGTTCCTGTGGATCCGGACGATATCTTTATTCAGAAAGTAAAGGCAAGCGAGTTAACGGCTAATGACGGAACGGATTCTATCATAGTACGTGCTGAGAAAGGCAAAGTTCAGATGGAGCTTCCTTACTTAACCGCAGATCTGGCAAAGGCATCGAACATTCATATTCAGTTCGACTGGGGAACTTTGAAAGTGTCAGCTAGCGCTTTGGTATCAGATAAGCCTAATAAAAATCCGGCGCTTGTGCTGTCTGGAAGTGTATGGAACGATGACTATATGGACATTCTGAAAGACTTGGAGTCTCATCAGTCGCTGCGAGTGAAGCCTGTATCCGATATGATGCATGTTGTCTGGGGAGCTTCTGCACGGCAGGGGACGATCGATATTCAGATGCCTATGAAGGAAGGGTTTAACAGTAAAAGAGTTGGATTGTACCGCATCAGCAACGACGGTCAACTCCTTCTACAGTCCTTGAATGCTTCGGAAGATCCGTCCAACATGAAGTTCAAAGCGACTGGCAGCAGTGACTTTGTCATCGTCCAAAAGGAAGTAAACTATTTCGACGTCAAAGGACATTGGGCTGCGAATGTGATTGGAGACTTGGCTGCGCGTAATATGTTCGATTCCATGGTAGCCGATCCCATTGTTGCCGTTCAAGGCGAAATAAGCTTCAATCCTGAAAAGCAGATTACCCGCGCCGAATTTGCTGCGCTAATCGCTCGCTCGTTGGCGCTTCCGAAGGCAGGCAGCAGCCCATTTGCCGACATTTCTCATACAGCGTGGTACTCACAAGAAGTTGCTGCCGCGTTGGCCGCTGGCATCGTTGATGGAATCAGCGACTCCCAATTTGCCCCGGATGCGCAGATTACAAGAGAACAGATGGCAGCAATGTTGATGCGGGCTTGGAAAGTTAAGAATAACGGGGGCGAAGCCCCGCGTGACGGGAAAGCTTTTGTAGATTGGCGTGAAGTTGACGATTGGGCGAAAGAAGCAATAGCTTCCGTATCTTCCTTGCATTTGATGAATGGACGTGCGGATGAATCGTTCGTGCCCAAAGGAACAGCGACGCGAGCAGAGGGCACGCAGGCCATTCATAATTTCTTATTTCAAACAAATAAATAA
- a CDS encoding DeoR/GlpR family DNA-binding transcription regulator, producing the protein MSLLGQERREHILQTLLRDGKVKVLPMADELGVSSETVRRDLDALELEGHLQRVYGGAVRASYENGEPTFVQRTQLFVDAKKKIGERAAQLIEDGDTIALDVGTTMMELAKAIQGKRNLTILTNSLPIASYLCEALNSNRFTGKVFLLGGQLNPEQQSLTGPLCEQLMEQFYLNKAFLSIGGISLTGGVTDYDLNETYMTKKFAKSAREVIVLADQSKIGVQAFVHLMPLDQIDVIVSDQPYPKEWKETIEQKDIYWLTSE; encoded by the coding sequence TTGTCGTTGTTAGGCCAGGAAAGAAGAGAGCATATTTTGCAAACATTGCTTCGTGATGGCAAAGTTAAAGTGTTGCCAATGGCGGACGAACTAGGTGTTTCCTCGGAGACGGTGCGTCGAGATTTAGATGCCTTGGAATTAGAGGGGCACCTTCAGCGGGTGTATGGCGGAGCTGTTCGTGCCAGCTATGAGAACGGTGAACCCACCTTTGTACAGCGCACACAATTGTTCGTTGATGCCAAGAAGAAGATCGGAGAGCGAGCTGCCCAACTTATCGAGGACGGGGACACAATTGCATTGGATGTAGGCACCACCATGATGGAGCTGGCGAAAGCCATTCAAGGCAAGCGCAACTTGACGATCTTGACAAACTCGCTGCCGATAGCTTCCTATTTGTGTGAAGCGTTGAACAGCAATCGGTTTACGGGCAAAGTTTTTTTGCTCGGCGGACAGCTTAATCCAGAGCAGCAGTCACTCACAGGCCCGCTCTGTGAACAGCTCATGGAGCAGTTTTATCTGAATAAAGCATTCTTGTCCATCGGCGGCATCTCGCTGACGGGCGGTGTGACCGATTATGATTTGAACGAAACGTATATGACGAAGAAGTTTGCCAAATCGGCACGCGAAGTCATTGTCCTTGCGGATCAGTCCAAAATCGGTGTCCAAGCCTTCGTTCACCTGATGCCTCTCGATCAGATTGATGTCATCGTCTCTGACCAGCCTTATCCTAAGGAGTGGAAGGAAACGATTGAACAGAAAGACATTTACTGGCTAACTAGCGAATGA
- a CDS encoding dihydrofolate reductase family protein encodes MRKLVLFMHVSLDGYASDSNGGLDWIPYNEELEKYAEEVVAEVGSPVYGRTTYRMMENYWPTVLDNPNASRHGMEHAKWLQDVKKIVISGSMDFVEWNNTMLIKDNIAEEIKALKEQPGKNLVIFGSPGAAKTLLELGLIDEFLLTICPVILGGGKSAFHGDGEKIRLKLLSSRTLKSGIIAARYELEK; translated from the coding sequence ATGAGAAAACTCGTATTGTTCATGCATGTGTCGCTGGACGGGTATGCGTCGGATTCGAACGGAGGACTAGATTGGATTCCGTACAACGAGGAATTAGAGAAATACGCCGAGGAGGTCGTAGCCGAAGTCGGCTCTCCCGTATACGGACGCACGACGTATCGGATGATGGAGAACTACTGGCCCACGGTGCTTGATAATCCGAATGCGTCGAGGCACGGTATGGAGCATGCCAAATGGCTGCAAGATGTTAAGAAGATCGTCATTTCCGGCTCGATGGACTTTGTCGAATGGAACAATACGATGCTGATCAAGGACAATATCGCAGAGGAAATCAAGGCGCTCAAGGAGCAGCCTGGCAAAAATCTCGTTATCTTCGGCAGTCCGGGGGCAGCGAAGACGTTGCTTGAGCTCGGCCTGATCGACGAATTCCTGCTGACGATTTGTCCGGTCATCTTGGGTGGCGGAAAATCGGCATTCCACGGCGATGGTGAGAAAATCAGGCTCAAGCTGCTGTCCAGCCGAACACTCAAGTCGGGCATTATCGCGGCCCGCTATGAGTTGGAGAAATAG
- a CDS encoding nucleoside 2-deoxyribosyltransferase, which yields MKFYIASSLKNIENVRLVAENLKALGFQHTYDWTIHSNIDSITKLRIIGEEEVSGVLVADVVIVMIPAGKGSHVELGIALGAGKKIYLYSSTNELNEIGNTCTFYHADSVEQRIGSLEELINSVRIDYQDHH from the coding sequence ATGAAATTTTACATAGCGTCCAGTCTCAAAAACATAGAAAACGTGCGGTTAGTCGCTGAGAATTTGAAAGCACTTGGTTTTCAACATACGTACGACTGGACAATACATTCGAACATAGACTCCATCACCAAACTACGTATAATTGGCGAAGAGGAAGTTTCAGGGGTTTTGGTTGCAGATGTAGTAATTGTCATGATCCCAGCAGGGAAAGGGAGTCATGTCGAGCTAGGAATTGCTCTGGGAGCAGGAAAGAAAATCTATTTGTATTCCTCAACAAATGAACTGAATGAAATCGGGAATACATGTACGTTTTATCATGCAGATTCAGTTGAACAAAGGATTGGCTCTTTAGAAGAATTGATAAATTCAGTCCGTATTGATTACCAGGATCATCATTAA
- a CDS encoding tyrosine-type recombinase/integrase has translation MLDNGSPLEFIQGMLGHEKASTTQIYAHLRGERRRELYRRYF, from the coding sequence TTGCTAGATAACGGTTCACCGTTAGAATTTATTCAGGGTATGCTTGGGCATGAAAAAGCATCTACTACACAGATTTATGCTCATCTGCGCGGAGAGCGTAGAAGAGAATTATATCGTCGATATTTTTAG
- a CDS encoding tyrosine-type recombinase/integrase: MTLKDLWMLYEADKRILGFSTHTIKAYFLQLNMLIRELGNMEIEEVSLNLLKDYLARESARLKPSSLGHRIRFVRSLFRFAFEEGHMTRNPSLKLREPKMDKHIPKFLIEDDVIHLKITCHSHREYALLEFLYCTGCRVGEVQKINIEDVNWENCSAIVNGKGSKQR, translated from the coding sequence ATGACATTGAAGGATTTATGGATGCTGTATGAAGCTGACAAACGTATCCTGGGATTCAGCACCCACACAATTAAAGCATACTTTCTACAACTAAACATGCTGATTCGTGAACTAGGTAATATGGAGATAGAAGAAGTCTCTTTAAACTTACTAAAAGACTACTTAGCAAGGGAATCTGCGAGATTAAAACCGAGTAGCTTAGGTCATCGGATCCGATTTGTACGCTCCCTTTTCCGCTTTGCATTTGAAGAGGGCCATATGACACGGAATCCTTCTCTCAAGCTAAGAGAGCCGAAGATGGATAAACATATTCCGAAATTTCTAATTGAGGATGATGTAATTCATCTGAAGATTACCTGTCATTCACATCGAGAGTATGCTCTGTTGGAATTTCTGTACTGCACAGGCTGCCGTGTTGGAGAAGTGCAGAAAATAAACATTGAAGACGTGAACTGGGAAAACTGTTCAGCAATAGTGAATGGTAAGGGTTCTAAACAAAGATAG
- a CDS encoding GNAT family N-acetyltransferase, translating to METVVAIRTIYKNELPKLLELYKHLNKDDPELNVEDLDSLWGKIYNDLNMHYIVVDKDNQLVASCVLVIIPNLTRNARPYGLIENVVTHADFRRKGYGAAVLKKALEIAWEQNCYKVMLMTGSKEEGTLLFYENAGFKKGVKTGFIAKP from the coding sequence ATGGAAACAGTTGTAGCAATCAGAACTATATACAAAAACGAATTACCCAAACTATTAGAGCTATATAAACATTTAAACAAAGATGACCCGGAACTTAATGTGGAGGATTTAGATTCATTGTGGGGTAAAATCTACAATGATTTAAATATGCACTATATCGTAGTTGATAAAGATAATCAATTAGTAGCCTCTTGTGTGTTAGTCATAATTCCAAACTTAACTAGAAATGCCCGTCCTTACGGTTTAATTGAAAATGTAGTTACTCATGCCGATTTTAGAAGAAAAGGATATGGGGCCGCAGTTTTGAAAAAAGCATTAGAGATTGCATGGGAACAAAATTGTTATAAAGTTATGTTGATGACTGGTTCAAAAGAAGAAGGGACACTTTTGTTTTATGAAAATGCTGGATTCAAAAAAGGGGTAAAAACTGGATTCATAGCCAAACCATAA
- a CDS encoding GNAT family N-acetyltransferase, which yields MPFESEFIITKVHDLDIQKLNLLVDESTSEGFRHLKRLVTDYEAGTNKFDLDVEALFLAIKNGEIVGVCGLNQAPHSENIEIGRVRRMYVSPSVRRFGIGRMLMDSVIAEARNYFQMIVLKTDNPVADLFYHSIGFSVKDDSEKDTHLLQLA from the coding sequence ATGCCATTTGAGAGTGAATTCATAATTACAAAAGTGCATGATCTAGATATCCAAAAGCTTAATCTGTTGGTTGATGAGAGTACGAGTGAAGGATTTCGTCACCTCAAACGATTGGTAACCGATTATGAAGCTGGAACAAATAAATTCGATTTGGACGTGGAAGCACTCTTTCTAGCCATTAAAAACGGCGAAATTGTAGGAGTTTGCGGATTAAATCAAGCCCCGCATTCAGAAAACATAGAAATTGGTCGTGTTCGTCGAATGTATGTCTCACCAAGTGTACGCAGATTTGGGATAGGGCGGATGCTAATGGACTCAGTTATTGCAGAAGCTAGAAATTACTTTCAAATGATTGTGTTGAAGACAGATAATCCTGTTGCTGATTTGTTTTATCACTCTATCGGGTTTTCGGTAAAAGATGATTCTGAAAAAGACACCCACTTACTTCAGTTAGCGTAA
- a CDS encoding HAD family hydrolase, whose translation MKTEVVTKLYENYWRTYKSKCYISPEVREVIIQLSKRYKLAIVSNFMVKDGIEELLFSNGIGELFDFIITSINVGWRKPHSKIYEISMQSAGCNNSEIIFVGDDYENDYLTPQRMGMKSIFLDKFDTQRAGCERVSSFNELKTALLI comes from the coding sequence ATTAAAACTGAAGTAGTAACAAAGCTATATGAAAATTATTGGAGAACATATAAATCGAAATGCTACATAAGTCCAGAAGTGAGAGAGGTTATAATTCAGCTTTCTAAGAGATATAAGTTAGCTATAGTTTCAAATTTTATGGTAAAGGATGGTATAGAGGAGTTACTATTCAGCAACGGAATCGGAGAATTATTTGACTTCATAATCACCTCGATAAATGTAGGTTGGAGAAAGCCACATTCAAAAATATACGAGATTTCCATGCAATCAGCGGGCTGTAATAATTCTGAAATTATATTTGTTGGCGACGATTATGAAAATGATTATTTAACACCACAGAGAATGGGAATGAAGTCAATCTTCTTAGATAAATTTGACACTCAGAGAGCAGGATGTGAACGAGTATCCAGCTTCAATGAATTGAAGACAGCTTTACTAATATAA
- a CDS encoding NUDIX hydrolase produces MYPRANVLGIVTRNKRILVEEQTGKHSKGTGFYYRPIGGTIELGEHSQETLIREFQEELGVQITIKSHVKCIENIYKIDENIGHEITQIYLVDLNNPNLYEQERFEVNEGEKITYAQWISVTDFELGQRILYPNGLTELLIDIT; encoded by the coding sequence TTGTATCCACGTGCCAATGTATTAGGAATCGTTACTCGGAATAAACGAATTCTTGTTGAGGAGCAAACAGGGAAACATTCAAAGGGAACAGGTTTTTACTATAGACCTATAGGTGGAACAATCGAACTTGGGGAACATTCTCAAGAGACATTAATAAGAGAATTCCAAGAGGAACTAGGTGTTCAAATAACAATAAAAAGTCATGTCAAATGTATAGAAAACATTTATAAGATCGATGAGAATATAGGGCATGAAATAACTCAAATATACCTAGTAGATTTAAACAACCCAAATTTATATGAGCAAGAACGTTTTGAGGTTAATGAAGGTGAAAAAATCACATATGCACAATGGATATCAGTTACCGATTTTGAACTCGGTCAAAGAATCCTATATCCTAATGGCTTAACTGAATTACTTATAGATATTACATGA
- a CDS encoding DUF7674 family protein, giving the protein MKYNELSKIFVNEFPKFRLNLTEHEALYKEVLNHVFFGDLNDYLIELLRKDIETELLIRLFEFYERMELKGDTLVKEVLSCTILERLGDEKEILEVAYRYMGKETRKASDNIERAWGRL; this is encoded by the coding sequence TTGAAATATAATGAACTTTCAAAAATATTTGTTAATGAATTTCCAAAATTCAGGCTTAACCTTACTGAACATGAAGCATTATATAAAGAAGTTCTTAACCATGTGTTTTTTGGTGACTTAAATGATTATTTGATCGAATTACTAAGAAAAGATATAGAAACCGAGTTACTAATACGATTGTTTGAATTTTATGAGAGGATGGAATTAAAGGGGGATACTTTAGTTAAAGAAGTTTTGTCTTGTACTATTCTAGAGAGGCTTGGGGACGAAAAGGAAATACTAGAAGTTGCTTATAGATACATGGGTAAGGAAACCAGAAAAGCGTCGGATAATATTGAAAGAGCATGGGGGAGATTATGA